One Bacillus amyloliquefaciens DSM 7 = ATCC 23350 DNA window includes the following coding sequences:
- a CDS encoding helix-turn-helix domain-containing protein encodes MGKVKRNAPCPCGSGKKYKKCCGSKAADIPADIAAKEAKQIQESLMEYAFTAHRDGISSFINQHEFITELDRQTKDIGVFNLGIWGIFFRPLAGGKTIFEEYLQKKAGGINRPKTREIVESWKSMTPAVMVLEDVKEGMIHFEDVMTKKQFKVEMDVSQQDLPPAGSLILGYPIHEAEKAEFFMQFTIFPVKRTEALISKVKKAAAPALAEGKSPERFMQENFDTVLAALLGTAEEPKPAAEETQAEWANDMEKETADAIEKGLSGDEYPAELVPAVIDLWKTFCVKKTPTIRKPEAFAAAVEYYVNSISLNGASVSQAKLAKKYGVSASTISSRYKEIEGAMQDEADRFAAALTS; translated from the coding sequence GTGGGAAAAGTGAAAAGAAATGCCCCTTGCCCATGCGGCAGCGGGAAGAAATATAAAAAATGCTGCGGAAGTAAAGCAGCTGACATTCCGGCAGACATCGCGGCAAAAGAAGCGAAACAGATTCAGGAAAGCCTAATGGAGTACGCCTTTACAGCACATAGAGACGGCATTTCATCATTTATTAACCAGCACGAGTTCATTACGGAGCTGGACAGACAGACAAAAGACATCGGCGTCTTCAACCTTGGCATCTGGGGAATTTTCTTCCGGCCGCTGGCAGGCGGCAAGACGATTTTTGAAGAATATCTTCAGAAAAAAGCCGGCGGCATCAACCGCCCGAAAACTCGGGAAATCGTTGAATCATGGAAAAGCATGACACCTGCCGTTATGGTGCTTGAAGATGTGAAAGAAGGAATGATTCACTTTGAAGATGTCATGACGAAAAAACAATTCAAAGTGGAAATGGACGTCAGCCAGCAGGATCTTCCGCCGGCGGGAAGCCTGATTCTCGGCTATCCGATCCACGAAGCGGAAAAAGCGGAGTTCTTCATGCAGTTTACGATCTTCCCTGTGAAGCGGACCGAAGCTTTGATCAGCAAAGTGAAAAAGGCGGCGGCCCCGGCCCTTGCGGAAGGAAAATCGCCTGAACGCTTTATGCAGGAGAACTTCGACACTGTGCTGGCCGCTCTTTTAGGAACGGCGGAAGAGCCGAAGCCGGCTGCTGAAGAAACACAGGCGGAGTGGGCGAATGACATGGAGAAGGAAACGGCGGACGCCATTGAAAAAGGTCTGAGCGGGGATGAATACCCGGCTGAGCTGGTTCCGGCCGTTATTGATCTGTGGAAAACATTCTGTGTCAAAAAAACACCGACGATCAGAAAGCCGGAAGCCTTCGCGGCAGCGGTCGAATATTATGTGAACAGCATTTCTCTGAACGGCGCGTCCGTTTCTCAAGCCAAGCTTGCGAAGAAGTACGGCGTCAGCGCATCAACGATTTCCAGCCGCTACAAAGAAATTGAAGGCGCTATGCAGGATGAAGCTGATCGCTTCGCCGCGGCTCTGACATCTTAA
- a CDS encoding aldo/keto reductase has product MDETRALGRTDLRVKRIGFGANAVGGHNLFPNLNDETGKELIRTALDGGVNFIDTAFIYGLGRSEELIGEVVAERGVRDSLVIASKGAHKEVNGQIELDNSREFLRSEAEKSLKRLKTDVIDLYYVHFPDGKTPLAEVAGTLKELKDEGKIRAIGASNLSFRQLQEFNADGYLEVFQSEYSLIQREAEKDLLPYCEKNGISFIPYFPLASGLLTGKFTKDTVFEDSRKNRPPFQGEAFQQNLERVDKLKAVAEEKGVPAAHIALAWLLSQPAVDAIIPGAKRPDQLKHNLGALDVQLTEDEVQYISDIFK; this is encoded by the coding sequence ATGGATGAGACACGTGCGCTGGGCAGGACGGATTTACGGGTAAAGCGTATCGGCTTTGGCGCAAATGCGGTCGGAGGACATAACCTGTTTCCGAATCTTAATGATGAAACGGGAAAAGAACTCATCCGCACAGCTTTGGATGGCGGCGTCAATTTTATTGATACGGCGTTTATATACGGCTTGGGACGTTCCGAAGAGTTAATCGGTGAAGTTGTCGCAGAGCGCGGCGTGCGGGACAGCCTCGTGATTGCGTCAAAGGGTGCGCATAAAGAGGTCAACGGACAAATTGAGCTGGACAACAGCCGTGAATTTCTTCGGAGTGAGGCGGAAAAAAGCCTGAAGCGGCTGAAAACAGATGTGATTGATTTGTATTACGTTCACTTCCCTGACGGCAAAACACCGCTGGCCGAAGTGGCCGGCACGCTGAAAGAACTGAAGGACGAAGGGAAAATCAGAGCAATCGGCGCCTCCAATCTCAGCTTCCGGCAATTGCAGGAGTTCAACGCTGACGGCTATTTAGAGGTTTTTCAATCGGAATATTCACTGATTCAGCGCGAGGCGGAAAAAGATCTGCTGCCTTACTGTGAAAAGAACGGCATTTCCTTCATCCCTTATTTCCCGCTTGCTTCCGGCTTGCTGACAGGAAAGTTCACAAAAGACACAGTCTTTGAGGACAGCCGAAAGAACAGGCCGCCGTTTCAGGGAGAAGCTTTTCAGCAAAACTTGGAGAGAGTGGATAAGCTGAAGGCCGTTGCGGAAGAAAAAGGCGTGCCTGCAGCGCATATCGCACTCGCATGGCTTCTCTCGCAGCCGGCTGTGGATGCGATTATTCCCGGAGCCAAACGCCCTGACCAGCTGAAACACAATCTGGGCGCGCTTGATGTGCAATTAACCGAAGACGAGGTTCAATATATCAGTGACATCTTCAAGTGA
- a CDS encoding DUF5105 domain-containing protein, with protein sequence MSIKKMSAVFFILLLTAFTAACSSETSGGKESGTAKVKIKDTAWVTSDDAEHPTALKVTVTVKNTGNDPLTVKSSDFSLYQNDAKTAAADKEDRMQSGTLHADKTVTGSLYFTADEGKSYELVYQPQAKDAKPLSYKLKVKGTAPKAKPDPADALSAYIDVMLYGRHNKDFTRLTGVNEKMTAAAYQESAKASFIASAGISKEQADSKAISAIIDAMSSALRDHTELKVQTKSMSDGKAVLEAKVTPLDMSPLAGRLQDRVQDYAGKHPDADENEIVSHLLSVYPEEFMRLKPASSSVTKEIEMKKNARGQWYLDTDADLEGLTEAFLKTS encoded by the coding sequence ATGTCCATTAAAAAAATGAGCGCCGTGTTTTTCATTTTGCTTCTCACGGCATTTACCGCCGCTTGCAGCAGCGAAACAAGCGGCGGCAAGGAAAGCGGCACGGCGAAAGTAAAAATAAAAGATACGGCCTGGGTGACTTCAGACGATGCTGAACACCCGACCGCACTGAAAGTAACGGTCACTGTCAAAAATACGGGCAATGATCCGCTTACCGTCAAAAGCAGCGACTTCTCGCTTTATCAGAATGACGCGAAAACAGCTGCGGCCGATAAGGAAGACCGGATGCAAAGCGGCACGCTTCATGCGGACAAGACAGTGACGGGAAGTCTGTACTTCACGGCTGACGAAGGCAAATCATATGAATTGGTATATCAGCCGCAGGCAAAAGACGCGAAGCCTTTATCTTATAAACTGAAAGTCAAAGGCACAGCTCCGAAAGCAAAACCCGATCCGGCGGACGCATTATCCGCATACATTGATGTGATGCTGTACGGCCGGCATAATAAAGATTTCACCCGCCTGACCGGTGTAAATGAAAAAATGACAGCCGCCGCATACCAGGAATCGGCGAAAGCGAGCTTTATCGCTTCAGCAGGCATTTCGAAGGAACAAGCCGACTCAAAAGCCATTTCCGCTATTATTGACGCCATGTCATCAGCGCTGCGTGATCACACAGAACTCAAGGTGCAAACCAAATCCATGTCAGACGGCAAAGCCGTCCTGGAAGCAAAAGTGACGCCGCTTGATATGTCTCCGCTTGCAGGCCGGCTGCAAGACCGTGTGCAGGACTATGCCGGAAAGCATCCCGATGCTGATGAAAACGAAATTGTCAGCCATCTGCTTTCTGTCTATCCAGAAGAGTTTATGCGCCTGAAACCGGCTTCTTCTTCCGTGACGAAAGAAATCGAAATGAAGAAAAACGCCCGCGGCCAGTGGTATTTGGACACAGACGCCGACCTGGAAGGATTGACAGAAGCGTTTTTGAAAACGTCCTGA
- a CDS encoding YcdB/YcdC domain-containing protein, protein MKKEELKQLALRIGNVPPGYESNVEEYQEDEVLFWWEDKNDPEAGIMVELEPDGKLKYLSRPAFRTDLAPLLETDIEERMRAFLETHRPGALAEFELEKKSSVNDGDVRYSYVQMAYGLPLPLTGFYVDLAVTGEVTGFSYQGKADDLLRPGTIADKREASAHFVKQIEAELLFTVLHQSVYVQGDDKPHLVYEIVSPTRPISADLKEENEEIEEYEELEHNTRPYVSISRPEPEAEKMSINDMIGLHDGFYKDRESDLGDGCIGIAWRREKTKSAREDKSFESLFKERNEHVLKTRYDKESGRLTGVMSFIQEEGEPVFSEEECHHMAIRFLFAMFPEADQYFRVQYDEGENAGLTYKACSGGVDLRFGEGRICVSKKTGLVTFYMPPEIDPKELENIDPVPSLTMEEAKDAIRRAIKAELAWDRFYDDGSCGKVYRLVYKPVFPRFIEAHTGEAIMSLIG, encoded by the coding sequence ATGAAGAAAGAAGAATTGAAACAGCTGGCTCTCAGAATCGGAAACGTACCTCCTGGCTACGAGAGTAATGTGGAAGAATACCAGGAAGATGAGGTTCTGTTTTGGTGGGAAGACAAGAACGATCCGGAAGCCGGCATCATGGTCGAATTGGAACCGGACGGAAAACTGAAATACTTATCCCGTCCGGCTTTCCGGACTGATCTTGCTCCTCTTTTGGAAACGGACATAGAAGAACGGATGCGGGCGTTTTTAGAAACCCATCGTCCGGGGGCATTGGCTGAGTTCGAATTGGAGAAAAAAAGCTCCGTAAATGATGGTGATGTAAGATATTCCTATGTTCAGATGGCTTACGGTCTGCCGCTTCCGCTGACCGGGTTTTACGTCGACCTAGCTGTGACAGGGGAAGTAACCGGCTTTTCGTACCAAGGGAAGGCCGATGATCTGTTAAGACCCGGGACAATTGCGGACAAGCGGGAAGCATCGGCTCATTTTGTCAAACAGATTGAAGCAGAGCTGTTGTTCACCGTACTGCATCAGTCCGTCTATGTGCAGGGGGATGACAAGCCCCATCTCGTCTATGAAATCGTGTCTCCGACGCGGCCGATATCTGCTGACCTGAAGGAAGAGAATGAAGAAATAGAAGAGTATGAAGAGCTGGAACACAACACGCGGCCGTATGTCTCGATTTCACGCCCTGAACCTGAAGCGGAAAAGATGAGCATCAATGACATGATCGGGCTGCATGACGGTTTTTATAAAGATAGGGAAAGCGATCTTGGGGACGGCTGCATCGGCATAGCGTGGCGTCGTGAAAAAACAAAATCCGCACGGGAAGATAAAAGCTTTGAAAGTCTGTTTAAAGAGCGGAATGAACATGTATTGAAAACAAGGTATGATAAAGAATCAGGCCGGCTCACCGGGGTGATGTCATTTATACAAGAAGAAGGCGAACCGGTGTTTTCCGAGGAAGAATGCCATCACATGGCCATCCGCTTTTTATTCGCCATGTTTCCGGAAGCGGATCAGTATTTCCGGGTTCAATATGATGAAGGAGAAAACGCGGGACTTACATATAAGGCCTGTTCGGGCGGCGTTGATTTGCGATTCGGAGAAGGAAGAATCTGTGTCAGCAAAAAGACGGGTCTAGTCACTTTTTATATGCCGCCGGAAATTGATCCGAAAGAGCTTGAGAATATCGATCCCGTTCCTTCATTGACAATGGAAGAAGCGAAGGACGCAATCCGCCGGGCCATCAAAGCCGAGCTCGCTTGGGATCGCTTTTACGATGACGGCAGCTGCGGAAAAGTGTACAGACTCGTATACAAGCCGGTTTTCCCGCGGTTTATTGAGGCGCATACGGGGGAAGCGATCATGAGTTTAATAGGCTGA
- a CDS encoding YcdB/YcdC domain-containing protein, with amino-acid sequence MLKEHLRKKALEIGNIPPHYELEIEDFDEKQKTRAYYIWKDRNHPEKTVTIELGGDGSLLTYSRNDCPGSDLQLSDAELKLTALRFAARHRPLTFMKFTFQAREERNGCIRFIYTKKVLGRPLPDSGFFVDVTESGFIVQFLYYGDKGEAPVPETFVDQEKVISHYMSGLTFSLVYDVVNFEKTPRLVYEPILPAYSYPAGEDDIVPDQPFCEDRNESAKPLPALEHKREVSIDELMGFTADMIQTRRRDLGDEIGTTWRKGAVPERKDLSIESYFESSNKNTMKMKTDKKTGKMTAFKSFIEHEGPAFYSAEECEEVALQFLYKLYPRADEFFKMNPLKTDGRGRFRYHFSVWHRDIPLRFGAARILVSPVTGLVEAYMAPDIDPEQLEQINPVPAVTIEEAKSAFLSDFHLQLEWQRDFTPSGNEGYKLVYRPVYPPYIDAHKQKKKRFY; translated from the coding sequence TTGCTGAAAGAACATCTGAGAAAAAAAGCGCTGGAGATTGGGAACATACCGCCGCACTATGAGCTTGAAATAGAAGACTTTGATGAAAAACAAAAAACGAGAGCCTATTATATATGGAAAGATCGTAACCATCCGGAAAAAACGGTAACGATTGAGCTGGGCGGCGACGGATCTTTGCTTACATATTCACGCAATGACTGTCCGGGTTCAGACCTTCAGTTGTCAGACGCCGAATTAAAGCTGACGGCTCTGCGGTTTGCGGCCAGACACCGCCCGCTTACTTTTATGAAGTTCACCTTTCAGGCGAGGGAAGAACGAAATGGGTGCATCCGTTTCATCTATACAAAAAAAGTGCTCGGCCGGCCGCTCCCCGATTCGGGTTTTTTCGTTGATGTAACCGAGAGCGGCTTCATCGTGCAGTTTCTCTATTACGGGGATAAGGGTGAAGCGCCCGTCCCGGAAACCTTCGTCGATCAGGAGAAGGTGATCTCGCATTATATGAGCGGGCTGACCTTCAGTCTCGTCTATGACGTTGTCAATTTTGAGAAAACGCCGCGCCTTGTCTACGAACCGATTCTCCCGGCTTACAGCTATCCGGCCGGAGAAGATGATATCGTGCCGGATCAGCCGTTTTGCGAGGACAGGAACGAATCGGCAAAACCGCTTCCCGCGCTTGAACATAAACGGGAAGTCAGCATCGATGAATTGATGGGGTTTACCGCGGATATGATTCAGACGCGCCGGCGCGATCTCGGGGATGAGATCGGAACGACATGGCGGAAAGGGGCAGTTCCGGAACGGAAAGATTTGAGTATAGAAAGCTATTTTGAAAGCAGCAACAAAAATACAATGAAGATGAAAACGGACAAAAAGACAGGGAAGATGACAGCCTTTAAATCTTTTATTGAGCATGAAGGCCCGGCCTTTTATTCAGCGGAAGAATGCGAGGAAGTTGCGCTTCAATTTTTATACAAGCTTTACCCGAGAGCGGACGAGTTTTTTAAAATGAATCCGCTGAAAACGGACGGGAGGGGACGGTTCCGCTACCATTTTTCCGTATGGCATCGGGATATTCCGCTTCGGTTCGGTGCTGCGAGAATACTTGTCAGTCCCGTAACCGGGCTTGTGGAAGCTTACATGGCGCCTGATATTGATCCGGAGCAGTTAGAGCAGATCAATCCGGTGCCGGCCGTTACTATCGAAGAAGCAAAGTCCGCTTTTTTATCTGATTTTCATCTGCAGCTGGAGTGGCAGCGCGATTTTACGCCGTCCGGCAATGAAGGATATAAGCTTGTGTACAGGCCTGTATATCCTCCGTATATTGATGCGCATAAGCAAAAAAAGAAAAGGTTTTATTAG
- a CDS encoding M15 family metallopeptidase has protein sequence MRLPVRIALLLILFFCADLCFSYVQKELRPQTALQERDIPNALHPLVKQNAELLQTAALKKGITVVITEGFRSIEEQNELYRQGRSKKGNIVTYAKGGESYHNYGLAIDFALQKKDGSLIWDMTYDGNQNGRPDWLEVVSIAKTLGFDWGGDWRNFKDYPHLQMIPG, from the coding sequence ATGAGATTACCAGTCAGAATAGCATTGCTTTTGATCCTCTTCTTTTGCGCAGACCTATGTTTTTCTTATGTGCAGAAAGAACTGAGGCCGCAAACGGCATTACAGGAGAGGGACATTCCAAATGCTCTTCATCCGCTCGTTAAACAAAATGCGGAATTATTGCAGACGGCCGCTCTGAAAAAAGGCATCACCGTCGTTATTACAGAGGGTTTCAGATCAATTGAGGAACAAAACGAATTGTACCGTCAAGGACGTTCAAAAAAAGGAAATATCGTCACCTACGCAAAAGGCGGAGAATCATATCACAATTACGGCCTTGCCATCGACTTCGCCCTGCAAAAAAAGGATGGCAGCCTGATTTGGGATATGACGTACGACGGAAACCAAAACGGCAGGCCCGATTGGCTTGAGGTCGTATCGATTGCCAAAACGCTCGGTTTTGATTGGGGAGGCGATTGGAGAAACTTTAAAGATTATCCTCATTTACAAATGATCCCTGGCTAA
- a CDS encoding tetratricopeptide repeat protein produces the protein MKSKIPSEEVAVKMNEWYKLIRAFEADKAEALKREIQYELEDMEENQDLLLYFSLMEFRHRIMLDKLKPMKDGDCQPPFSEMLTEIEMNQQKLTGLLEYYFYYFRGMYEFKQKNFISAISHYKRAEEKLEYVEDDIEKAEFLYKISEVYYHIKQTFFSMNYAGQALDIYKKYELYGMRRVQCKFIIAGNLMDAQQHEKALEYLECALEHAERLDDHYMIAAAYYNIGHCMYSLGDFCKAAEDFERAAAGFEAHSFQQVIQAVFSLTHIYFKTERYSDAAASYARGMKSAAEWEDEIYMTKFRLIKELYQGDGGQDSLKEYFDILESKELLADTEELLQDAAHFFHKRENYKAASYFFSRLVGVQKRLQMNNYA, from the coding sequence ATGAAATCCAAGATTCCATCTGAAGAAGTAGCCGTAAAGATGAATGAATGGTATAAGCTGATCCGCGCGTTTGAAGCCGATAAAGCTGAAGCGCTGAAGCGGGAGATTCAATATGAACTCGAAGATATGGAAGAAAATCAGGATTTATTATTGTATTTTTCATTGATGGAATTTAGGCATCGCATCATGCTGGATAAATTAAAACCCATGAAAGACGGCGACTGCCAGCCTCCGTTCTCTGAAATGCTCACTGAGATTGAGATGAACCAGCAAAAGCTGACCGGCTTACTGGAATATTATTTTTACTATTTCAGGGGAATGTATGAATTTAAGCAGAAAAACTTCATCTCAGCGATTTCTCATTATAAACGGGCTGAGGAAAAACTAGAATATGTGGAAGATGACATAGAGAAAGCCGAGTTTCTGTATAAAATTTCTGAAGTGTACTATCATATCAAGCAGACTTTCTTTTCGATGAATTACGCGGGACAGGCGCTTGATATTTACAAGAAATATGAATTATACGGAATGAGAAGGGTGCAGTGCAAATTTATCATTGCCGGTAACCTGATGGACGCCCAGCAGCATGAAAAAGCGCTGGAATACCTTGAATGCGCCTTGGAGCACGCGGAGCGGCTTGATGATCACTATATGATTGCTGCGGCCTATTATAATATCGGGCACTGTATGTACAGTTTGGGTGACTTTTGCAAGGCGGCGGAAGACTTTGAACGAGCGGCTGCCGGTTTTGAAGCGCACAGCTTCCAGCAGGTCATCCAGGCTGTTTTTTCACTCACGCATATCTACTTTAAAACGGAAAGATACAGTGACGCCGCCGCCAGCTATGCGCGGGGCATGAAAAGCGCGGCGGAGTGGGAAGACGAGATCTATATGACAAAATTCCGTCTGATTAAGGAGCTTTATCAGGGTGACGGCGGACAGGATTCGCTCAAAGAGTATTTTGACATTCTGGAATCAAAGGAGCTGTTGGCCGACACTGAGGAACTGCTTCAGGACGCGGCTCATTTCTTTCATAAACGGGAGAACTACAAAGCGGCATCTTATTTTTTCAGCAGGCTTGTCGGCGTGCAAAAAAGGCTGCAAATGAACAATTACGCATAA
- a CDS encoding glucose 1-dehydrogenase: MYQDLQGKTAIVTGSSKGIGKAIAERFGKERMNVVVNYLGDSAGADEAADFIEKAGGRAVTVKADVSSEEGIQALFDAAQEHFGGVDVMVNNSGFNGAEAMPHEMSLEDWQKVIDVNVTGTFLGAKAALNHMLQRGTKGTVLNISSVHQQIPRPENVQYATSKGGIKMMTETMALNYADKGIRVNAIAPGTIATESNEDLQDETHKQTQLKKIPMNAFGKPEEVAAAAAWMVSEEARYVTGTTLFVDGGMTLYPSQLER; this comes from the coding sequence ATGTATCAGGATTTACAGGGAAAAACAGCGATCGTAACAGGTTCTTCGAAAGGAATCGGAAAGGCCATTGCCGAACGCTTCGGCAAGGAGCGGATGAATGTAGTTGTGAACTACCTCGGTGATTCCGCCGGAGCAGATGAAGCGGCTGACTTCATTGAGAAAGCGGGAGGCCGAGCTGTCACCGTAAAAGCCGATGTATCTTCAGAAGAAGGGATTCAGGCGCTGTTTGATGCCGCACAAGAGCACTTCGGCGGTGTGGATGTGATGGTCAACAACTCCGGCTTTAATGGCGCCGAAGCGATGCCCCATGAAATGAGCCTGGAAGATTGGCAAAAGGTCATCGACGTCAACGTGACCGGCACCTTTTTGGGGGCGAAAGCGGCCCTTAACCATATGCTCCAGCGCGGGACAAAAGGAACGGTCTTAAACATATCGAGCGTCCATCAGCAAATACCGCGTCCTGAAAACGTGCAGTACGCAACATCAAAAGGCGGGATCAAAATGATGACGGAAACGATGGCGCTCAATTACGCAGACAAAGGCATCCGGGTAAATGCCATCGCTCCCGGCACGATCGCCACGGAGTCCAATGAGGATCTGCAAGATGAAACACACAAACAGACCCAGCTGAAAAAAATTCCGATGAACGCCTTCGGAAAACCGGAAGAAGTCGCCGCGGCCGCCGCATGGATGGTGTCGGAAGAAGCAAGATACGTGACCGGAACGACACTTTTCGTCGACGGAGGCATGACGCTTTATCCGTCTCAGCTGGAAAGGTAA
- a CDS encoding glycoside hydrolase family 13 protein yields the protein MANDWWKDAVVYQIYPRSFQDTNGDGIGDLRGVIARLDYIKELGADVIWICPIYPSPNVDNGYDVTDHQAIMKSYGTMEDFHDLLTECRSRGLKLVMDFVLNHTSTEHPWFKEAEMNPNSKYRKYYFWRPGTADGPPTDWVSDYGQSVWQYEEHTGEYYLHMNAVKQADLNWENPEMRQSVYEMMRFWLDKGVDGLRIDQLHLLSKKEYLPPYEDYIARRADPKPFRPNGARIHDYLKEMTKEVFSKYDVMSVGEAGSVTPEEGLVYTGTDEHELNMIFHFQHMELDQKPGQEHWDVKPLELSDLKKVLTDWQKKLEHQGWNTLYWCNHDQPRIVSRFGDEGKYRKASAKMLAALLYFMKGTPYIYQGEELGMTNAPFDRIEDYQDIQTVNMYHKRVFEMGRDREEVMASIMAKSRDHARTPMQWDGSRNAGFTEGEPWLKVNPNYKTINAAEAENDPDSVLNFYKKLIRLRKQYADVIKGSYTLLLPDDPQLFVYERQANGQKLISISNVSKEEAAFYWPDGSEPGSAKLLLSNYENAGSADSCITFRPYETRVYLLA from the coding sequence ATGGCGAATGACTGGTGGAAAGACGCCGTTGTCTATCAAATCTATCCGCGAAGCTTCCAAGACACGAACGGCGACGGCATAGGCGACCTGCGGGGGGTTATCGCGCGTCTCGATTACATAAAAGAACTTGGCGCTGATGTGATATGGATCTGCCCGATTTACCCGTCGCCAAACGTCGATAACGGCTACGACGTGACGGATCATCAAGCGATTATGAAATCTTACGGAACGATGGAGGACTTTCACGATCTGCTTACGGAATGCCGCAGCCGCGGATTAAAGCTTGTGATGGATTTCGTCTTAAATCATACATCCACAGAGCATCCTTGGTTCAAAGAAGCGGAAATGAATCCGAACAGCAAATACCGTAAATATTATTTTTGGCGGCCGGGCACCGCAGACGGCCCGCCGACCGATTGGGTGTCGGATTACGGACAATCCGTCTGGCAGTACGAAGAGCATACAGGTGAATATTACCTGCATATGAACGCCGTCAAACAAGCCGATCTGAATTGGGAAAATCCCGAAATGCGGCAATCAGTGTACGAGATGATGAGATTCTGGCTCGATAAAGGCGTGGACGGATTGCGTATTGACCAGCTCCATCTTCTGTCAAAAAAAGAATACCTGCCGCCGTATGAAGATTATATCGCTCGCCGGGCTGATCCGAAGCCTTTCCGGCCAAACGGAGCACGGATACATGATTACTTAAAAGAAATGACGAAAGAGGTATTTTCCAAATATGACGTGATGTCGGTCGGCGAGGCCGGATCAGTGACGCCTGAGGAAGGGCTGGTCTACACGGGAACCGATGAGCATGAGCTGAATATGATTTTTCATTTTCAGCATATGGAGCTTGATCAGAAGCCGGGACAAGAGCATTGGGATGTAAAGCCGCTTGAGCTGTCTGACTTGAAGAAAGTGCTCACAGACTGGCAGAAAAAACTTGAGCACCAAGGCTGGAATACGCTGTATTGGTGCAATCATGACCAGCCCCGGATCGTATCCCGGTTCGGAGACGAAGGCAAATACCGCAAAGCATCCGCCAAAATGCTTGCCGCCCTGCTTTATTTCATGAAAGGCACGCCGTACATTTATCAGGGAGAAGAACTCGGTATGACAAACGCTCCGTTTGACAGGATAGAGGATTATCAGGATATTCAGACCGTCAATATGTATCACAAAAGGGTATTTGAAATGGGCCGTGACAGAGAGGAAGTCATGGCGTCCATCATGGCGAAAAGCCGCGACCATGCCCGTACACCGATGCAGTGGGACGGAAGCCGAAATGCCGGATTTACAGAAGGAGAACCGTGGCTGAAGGTCAATCCCAATTACAAAACGATCAATGCAGCCGAGGCTGAGAATGATCCCGATTCCGTATTGAACTTTTACAAAAAACTGATCCGTTTACGAAAACAGTATGCTGACGTCATAAAAGGCAGCTACACGCTGCTGCTCCCTGATGACCCGCAGCTGTTTGTGTATGAAAGACAGGCAAACGGACAAAAGCTCATCTCTATCAGCAATGTATCAAAAGAAGAAGCCGCCTTTTATTGGCCGGACGGTTCCGAGCCTGGAAGTGCGAAACTGCTTCTCAGCAACTATGAAAATGCCGGAAGCGCGGATTCCTGCATAACATTCCGTCCATATGAAACAAGAGTCTATCTGCTTGCCTGA
- a CDS encoding DUF4188 domain-containing protein: MKKQMITASQVTARSNEETVVFIIGVRINKWPSIHRWLPVVRAMTPMIKELYANKELGFLSMEMSCTLRSITLIQYWRSFDDLMSYAKGEKHMKAWRHFYQRAAASQAVGIYHETYTVPAGSYESIYVNMPAFGLAKAKGSIPVTKETRTAAKRIKTAQDQASR, from the coding sequence ATGAAAAAACAGATGATCACCGCTTCACAGGTAACAGCCCGCTCCAATGAAGAAACCGTCGTCTTTATTATCGGTGTTCGAATTAACAAATGGCCTTCAATACATCGCTGGCTTCCTGTTGTCCGAGCAATGACGCCAATGATTAAAGAATTGTATGCCAATAAGGAGCTCGGCTTTCTCTCTATGGAAATGTCCTGTACATTACGAAGCATTACACTGATCCAATATTGGCGCTCTTTTGATGACCTTATGTCCTACGCCAAAGGAGAAAAACATATGAAAGCATGGCGGCATTTTTATCAGCGCGCGGCCGCATCTCAAGCGGTCGGTATATACCATGAAACATATACAGTTCCCGCTGGCAGTTATGAATCCATCTATGTCAATATGCCGGCATTCGGTCTCGCCAAAGCAAAAGGAAGCATCCCCGTTACAAAAGAAACGAGGACGGCTGCCAAGCGGATCAAGACTGCTCAGGATCAGGCAAGCAGATAG